The Vigna angularis cultivar LongXiaoDou No.4 chromosome 6, ASM1680809v1, whole genome shotgun sequence genome contains the following window.
TTGTaactgattttaatttttacactCAATTTTTTACTGAAATATAACAACAAATTCTAACATTTGTATCAAAATCTACCTTTCCTTCCAATAATTCTCTCTTACATGTGACAAAACACCTACACATACTCTAAAAATACCAATACGTAcacataattgataaaataattatgataaaaattcaattaaaattatataaattcataataattcTAAATTTAGTTAAgtttattaaacaaataaaagaataaaaattactgatagaaaaattaagaatattaaaattatagttaaaaaaactaTCTTTTATCTGTTCCTCTGCAAATCCCAGTTCGATAAGCGCAAATTCGCCAACAGTGAAATCGGAAAAATGGACACGGACATTTCCCGGTGGGTGATGGAGTTCCTCCTCCGCAGTTCCGTACCCGATTCCCTAATCCAAAAAGCCCTAATCGTCCTTCCTCTCTCCGGGGCCGACTCCCGCCTCAAGAAGACCCTTCTTCTTCGCACTCTCCGCACCCTCCTCCTCAAGGCCTCCCTCTCCGAAACTGCGCTCCAAATCTTCGAACACCTCGAAGAACTCGATGGTGACTCCACCTCCGTCGCGCTCCGCCGCGCGTACCTGGCCGTTGCCGTCGAGTGCACTGTCAAGTACCTCGCCGCCGCCCCCGATGACCCCGAGGGGGTGTTTTCTGGCGCCGTGAAGCGGATCTGGCGCGGCCGCGTGGCGGCACTGGAGGCGCGCCGGAGCGGGCTGGTGTCTGGCGAGCTGGCGCAGTGGCGGGACGACGTGGAGGCAGCGCTTGGGGATTCTAGGGCTTGCGAGAGGCTGGCGGATTTCAATAGCAGGAGGGAGGCGATGAAAGAGGTGAGGGCGTATTTGAAGGAAGCGTGGGAATCGATGGGTCCTTCGTTCTTGGAATCGGTTGCGGCGATGTCGAAGGGTTTAACCAAGGAGAAAGAGGATTTTGTTATTAGTGGTGACAGGTGTGATAATGATCAAGATAAGGGAAATAACGGTGATCATGGCTGCATGGAGGGTGTGGCAATGCATGATGAGAATCAGACCAAACAACAATTGGAAGAGAAAATTGAGGCGAATCAGGAAGTGGGTGGATGTGACTTGCCACTTCAGGGAGATAAAGGTACCTTTTTTAACGACTGTGAGATTTGATtcttgaatttcaaattttttcttttagtgtgAACTTTTTGTTACTTGCAACGCAAATTATCTTTGTTTTTGGGTGTTACACTCAGTAGTGCTTGTTTAAGTTGTGGTAGTTAATGGAAGTGGTGGAAGCTTAATTTGTTCACAACTTAGTTGTCGGGTTTTGTGAGGCATGTTTTGAGTTTGCACTACGTGTTTTGTCCAGGTTTCTATGTTTTCGCTTGCAacgttttttaaatatatgtttttttttaattactgaGTTTAtgtatatgaatattttatctAGTACCTTAGAATTTTTAATCAAGGTGTGCGTGCCTCTGCATGCAACAGTGTTTGTCTGTGGAAAGAAGTGTGAGTTTGGATACTAAATGATTCCCTGCATCATGGATGCGATTTAGAAATGGGACGTGGATGTGATTTTTCACTATTAGTTCTAGCTTTTGTGTTTTTCACAACTTGAATGTGAATTTTTTGGATGTGGAACATTTTCCTAAACATGTTATTAGTTGCTTCGTGTATACAACACGAAAGCAAAGATGTGGGAAatcaatttgtaattttattgtttCTCTCATTGAGTATCAACTGCGATATGAATGGGTgcaaaacattttataataatgcTGTGTATTTGCTGTTGCCTTTACTAGTGTTGTTATCGTCAAGTGGAACcagttagtattttttttcctcaCTTTGGATTTCCCACTCAATACAAAATTCTGTCAAATTAAAATTGGCTTCAACTTTGGAAAGATATATGTTAAAATTGGTCATTCATTATTTGGAATTAACTCCAACAATGAAGTCACAACACTGTTTGATAAATGCTATTCTTTCTACTGTTTCACTGTTATTTACACTTTACATTTGTTTTCCCAATAGTAATTCAAAAGCGGAATCTTCGGGTTAAACACAAACACTCTGCACTTCGTGCATGTCATAGGggagttaaaataaattattcagaGGAAGGACGGAGCAAACATGATTCTGTTCCTAGTTCTGAAGTAAAAGAAGTTAGAGAATCCCTTAAATCAAGTTCTTATGATTTAAGAGCATTGGTCAAGGATCCTCTTCCTGATGCATTGCATTTATCTGAAGCTATAAGATCGAAATTGGCTACAAGTGATACAAATATTGAGCCACCTATTGAAAAGCAGAGTCCAAATGTAGATTTACCAGATCCAGATGTTTGCCAGACTATTGTACTTTTTCAGCCTAATGATGCCAATCTTGGGAAGAAGTCTTCTGTTTGTTGTAGTGATTTACATCAGCCCAACTTAATGGAACGAAACAGAAGTGCCCAGACATCTGAGGTAATCATGTTTGTTATTGTCTGTTTTAATCTAGGGGCAGATTCCTTTAATGTTGTATTGTTAGCCAGTGTCTATTTTTGATGTAAAGAATGCGTTGAGGTAACTTCTTTCATGGATTAATGCTTGCTATCTCTTGGAGTAAGCTTTCCTGCAAGGATTACCATCTCCCCGTGCTTTTTTCTTGTGGTTTGACAAGTTCTAAACAATTGCAATACAATGAAACTGGTGTAACAGCAACTGTGATCATGATGTATAAACCACACTTAAAACCTTGCTACCACTTGATCCAGTGGCCTGTGGATCCCCAAAGATGATGTTGATCATTAAGATGGTTTATAGTCCTTTTTTGATGGATTCTTTTTCTTGCTGTTGATACTTTGTATTTGGTTGccattttgtttttgatttttgcATTGGCATATAACTTAGGTCCTTTTATTTTCCAGTGGAATGATTCAATAGACAACTCGCCACAAGCAAGACAGCCTAAGAGGAGGAAAAGGAGATGGAGTTCTTTGGAAGAGGAGACACTAAGGGCCGGTGTAAAAATGTATGCACTTGTTCTAAACTAGTCAAACCATAAATTTTCCTGGTTAACTGTGATATATTAGTTATAAGTACAATGGAAAgctaataaatttgtaatagttttgtgccTTGAGATTTCATGTTCTCATTCACCATTTTTTTATACAGGTTTGGAGAAGGAAACTGGGCAACAATAAAAAGTTTTTACAGTAACATATTTGACAACAGAAGTGGAGTAAGCAATATCTTCCCCAAAATGCTTTGCTGTGTTTCTTCCTGGAAGTATACCTGTAATATCAAACTGATTTtggaaaaacaattatttttgaGGTTGATCTGAAGGACAAGTGGAGAAACATGATACGATGACCCAAATGTGCTACTTGAACATTCATGTCTATATCTTGTGGAGGTATTTTTCCCGGCATTTTttcgttaatttttttttctattaactcGGGTTGATATACAAATTGATACGTCTAGTTTCTTTTATTGCTTGATTCCTTCTGTTTCATCAATACTGAATTAAGTCAATGTAGTATTCATAAGAGCCAACTTAGGATTCTTGAATATTAGGATCTAGCTACTCAAGCTTAACTAAGGTTTGGGATTGTCCTCTAAGTGGTATGACCAAATTATAATgtataagtaggtgcaaactTCATTTTACGAGTCAGTTTTATTAGGTTGAGTTAGATTTAGTCTATTTTTGAAGATGATATCATAGCTTATCTTAGAGAAGTTTGTTGGACTTATCATATCACTTGGTATTAGATCACCCACAAATATCCTGTAACATGGTcgaaaatttcaatttttggtgAGAGAATGTGTTGGAGATTccatatcatatatatatatatatatatatatatatatatatatatatgaacaaaaTTATAGTATGTAATTGACTGTAATTCTCATTTTACTAGCTAGTTTTGTAAGGGTGggttaggtttaaagttcactttcaaatataagtaatttGGTCACAAGGAATACAATGTATTTTGGTATGGTAAGGTTATTCTTGACTTAAGGAAGAAATAGGCGAGTCTTGGTTGGCTCTTGAATAATTCTTGATGGTTTCGTGGAAGAATCTTGGAGGGAGGTCTAGAAGTTGGCAGAAGCTAGGTAGATGAGCtaggttgaaattttgttatatttgtgtAAAGTTTGGGCCATTTATGTGGCAGGTTTGGTGCCTATgaagcacaaacacaaacagtaGACATGACATCGATATTGCAACCATGGCAGTCAGTATTGCACGATTCATATCGCACAATAGATATGAATCACAACCCAAATGatagtaaaatttgtttgtGTTCCTGAGTCGTTGTATGATTGATATTGCACTCTGAATTATAGGAATCACGATTCTAACAAGAAATAAATCTTGAATTGTGGATTTGGGTCTCACTCCGAAATGAGTTGGGTTGCATGACCCTGGTTTGGAAAACTCCTAATCTGCTTCATTTTATTATGTGAACTGAGCTAGAAGAAATGCATAGTAGTTCCTGATCTTCCTTACTTGGATTGCCATGAATGGTTTCTTTAGTAGCACAATGGCTCCCATGCGAGGAGGAAGAGGCAAAGTGGCTCCCATGCGAAGAGGAAGAGGCAAAGTGGCTCCCATGCGAAAAGGAAGAGGCAGAGGCAGTGCCCTCAGAAAACGAAGAGGCAGCAACACACACTAGAGAAGGCAACCCTAAtttgtcttttctttcttatagtCTTTTGGCCAAACATTTATCtgcccaatttttttttccatttaacAAAGGAGTTGGGTCATACAACACAACTCAATCTAACCATTATAACATTAACCTAATATACCCATCTATACAACCACTCTTTTtgaatattgttattattaattacatgTTTATATGTCTTATATGTTCCattttttaaaagcttttgaaTCTTACTATTGACGATACGAAATATAAGCTCTTTGATACATAATTTGTATTGGGGTTCAATTGCCATGATTGCAAAAACTATAATCTCCTAAATGTTGGACATGACAACATGGGCACACACACGTACTCATATGTATATTGAATATCATtgtgaattatttaaattttcaatcaaggttcatatattaaaaatcatatataagaaAGTTAGTCTAGTATAACAATATGAATACAAAAATGGATCTAATCCATCCATCTAAAAtccaaaaagtgaaaaaaagatGCATCCCATTTAAGACATTCCACCCCTTTGTTGATCATCATCATTGAAAAAGACATCCTCTAGCTTCATCGTAAGACAAATTTAATGGAGAAGGGGAAACTCTAAAGTGGCAAGGGTGTGGTGGAGCCGCAAAagatcattttttaaattcaacacTTTAGTACAGTGTTTGACTTGTGTCATACATGCCTCAATGTCGGACACTAGAACATGTTACTGAACAAGCTATGCCCTTGCTTCATAGTTTGGTGCCTCAATGGGCAAAGGCCGTGAGCCTATGTTGAGGTATGGTTTGGCTTAGATGGAGGTGTTCTTGGTTGATCAAGGATAGTGTAGAGTGTTGAGGATATGATCCTCAAAGAAGAGGACAAGAATAGAACAAGAAGATGAATAAAAGCTCAAAGAAAGAAGGACAAAAAATGGTAAAATGTTACCAAAATATTGGCTAGTTTTTGAAACTAACATGGATGGTTGAGCTTTGAATCAACCTTACGCCTCTCCTGTGGAGTTAAGCAAGAAAGAGGATTTCCACTTGAAAACTCCAGTCAAGATGAGAACTTTCTAAAGAAGAATGAAGACTCTCTTTGACAAAATCTCTCTAGATTTCAGATTTATAGAAGTTATGCAAAAATATGACCTATGCTCTCCTTATATAGATGGAGGGTTGTGTGGAAGGAGTGGTAAATTATTCTCCTTCCCACCCTTATGTCCAAATAAACCTGAATACTAAACTACTAAAGGATTAGCCAAGCCTACCATACATTATCTTAGTATCCAAACAAATATCTATTAAGTGAAAATCTTGTTTCTATTATCTTGCTAAGTGTGATGATTTTCTTCTCATCCTCATCCCATTTCTTGTCAACATTTTTCCAAGATCTTAAACTTAATTTATCATATCCAGTCACATCAATGGTTCTGTTTTTTTCCCTATTGAATTCTTCCCGTGTAATTTCGCTGAAAGATAGTATTTGTTTGGTGCCTCCCTTTGTCCCTAAAAGTGAAGGATTCAAGGTGATTAACAATATTCTGTAAATTGGGTATTAAGGTTTATGGTGGATTCAGTCATTGTTCAGGACTGTGGCTTCTTGGGGGTTGGATCATGGTTTAGTGAGTGATAGACCAATCAGAATTTACAGAAACATTCAAGACAGGTTCTTGAATGACTTTTATTAAGAACCAAACTGTTCTGTCAATGTGACAGGATTACAACAATGTTCCTCCAACACAAAGGTCTTTCGAGAGGACCTTAACTCTCCACAAATTCCTTTTCCTCCAAAATTCCTAAAACTGCTAACAACAACCTAAACACAAACTATATATACTAGTCTGTTACAACCTGTTATAGCTACAGGAAGTTATAACTACctcctttatttatttcttctagTATAGACTTTCCCATTGAACCTATCAATACCGTGCCTTTGAAGTTTCACCTTGTCCTCTAGGTGAAAGTCTGGAATTTCTTTGATGATAGCAGCAGAAGACTCCCAACTGTTCTCAATCTCCAGAAGCTTTTGCCATTTGGGTAGCACTTCTAATTCACATTAATGCATCTATCTTGCAACTTTTCTGGAATGACTTTCAGCATATGTTCTTCAGATAGCATTGGGGGTAAGGGTTGAAAGGAAATGTCTTTAACTGCTGGCTTGAGCAAGGAAACATGAAAGACTGAATGAATGCAAATGGGTTCTGGTAAGAGCAACTTGTTGGCTACTTGGACAGTGCGTTCCACCACCTGATAAGGACCATAATAGTGAGGACTTAATTTTTCATTAGGTTTCCTTGCTAAGGATTTGAATATGTATGGTTGGATCTTAAGAAAACCCCAATCTCCTTCCTTATAAACCACATCCCTCTTTTGATTGTTGGCTTGAAGCCTATTCTGGTCTTGTGCTTTTCACAAGTTATCttttaatgcttttaaaatCACATCTCGTTCTTTTTGCATCTGATATACGCATTCCACCTTGGATGGAATGGTTGTCTTTCAAAACTAAAGAGGGATCACGTCCATATAGAGCCTTGAATGGTGTTATCTGAGAAGAGGCACTGTAGTTGGCATTGAACCAAAATTCAGCCCAAGGTAATGACGTGGGCCAATGCTTGGGTTGAGTTCCTGTCATGAACCTTAAGTATGTTTCCAGACAACGATTGACaacttcagtttgcccatccGGAGTGATAAGCAGTGCTGTACTTCAACTTAGTCCCAGCTTGTTTAAAAATTTCCTTCTAAAACTGGCTGAGGAATAATTGGTCTCGGTTTGAAACTATGGAGGAAGGAAACCCATGAAATTTAACCACTTCATTCACAAAAATCTGAGCCACATCTTGAGCTTAATTGGGATGAGATAAAGCAAAGAAGTGAACATATTTAGTAAGTCTGTCTACTAGCACAAAAATGGTATCTTTTCCTTTTGCTCTAGGCAGCCCCCCTACGTCGTCCATGGAGATGTCAGACCATACTTGAGTAGGAACTGGTAATGGTTGCAATAAGCCAGCTGGAGCCAagatttcagttttttttttctctggcACGTTGGAAATTGCATCACAAAAGCCTTTATGTCATTTCTCATGCCCTTCCAATATAGGACTCCCACAACCCTTTTGAGAGTGTGAAAATAACCACTGTGACCCCTAAAGGTGACTCATGGAGCTCCTGAAGAATGATGGGAACTCTAGACTAGTGTTTAGGCAATACTAGTTTACTTTGATAATAGAGCCTCCCTTTTTCAATTCATAGTTGGCATGAGCTTGAGGATTTATCATCAAGTCTTGAATAATAGCACTCAACTTAGTATCCTTTTGCATCTCCCCATCCCAGTCTTCTCAATCTTGTGGTTGCAAAAACAGAGATATTGCTAAAATAAGCATGTTTGGAAAGCGCATCAGCCACTACATTCTCTTTCCCAGGTCTGTATCGAATTTCAAAGTCGAAGCCAATTAATTTCTAAGCCCATTTGAACTCTTCTTCTGTCAAGTTTCTGGGCAGTCAAAAACTTTAAACTCTTTTGATCAGTAACTATAATGAAATGTGATCTCAGCAAATAATGCTTCCATTTTTACCACAATCATCAATTCTCTTTCATATACTGATTTGTTTTGGGCCCTCTCTGATAGTGCTTGACTCCAAAAGGCAAAAGGCCTGTTGTCTTGGAGTAAAACAACACCCAATCCCTTACTAGAGGTATCAGTCTCAATAACAAAGGGTTTTGAAAAATTTGGAACAACTAAGGTTCGTAAACGTGCTACTGCAGATTTAAGGATTTCAAAAACGTTGTGAGTTTCAGCATTCCAATCGAACCCATCTTTCTTCAACAGTTGGGTCAAGTGTTTGGCTATTTTGCCATAATCTTGTACAAACCGTCTATAATACCCCGTGAGGCCCAAGAAAAATCCACATTGCTTCGATTTTCTTGGGATCAGCAGAAATCCCTGCGCACCTAAAGTGACATGCCCAAATATTCAATGCTATTTTGGCCAAAGCTGCACTTCTTTTTATTGACTTTCAATTGGTACTCAATCAACTTCTGTGAAACTTGTGACAGATGCTGCTCTAAAGAGGGGCTGTAAATCAAAATATCGTTGAAAAACACCAACACAAATTTCCTCAGAAAAGGGCATGACCAAAAATTCATAGTGGGCCTCATGCGTTTGAAAAGCTGTCTTCTCAATATCTTCTTCCTTCATACGAATCTGGTGATATCCGGATTTAGAA
Protein-coding sequences here:
- the LOC108342963 gene encoding uncharacterized protein LOC108342963 — encoded protein: MDTDISRWVMEFLLRSSVPDSLIQKALIVLPLSGADSRLKKTLLLRTLRTLLLKASLSETALQIFEHLEELDGDSTSVALRRAYLAVAVECTVKYLAAAPDDPEGVFSGAVKRIWRGRVAALEARRSGLVSGELAQWRDDVEAALGDSRACERLADFNSRREAMKEVRAYLKEAWESMGPSFLESVAAMSKGLTKEKEDFVISGDRCDNDQDKGNNGDHGCMEGVAMHDENQTKQQLEEKIEANQEVGGCDLPLQGDKVIQKRNLRVKHKHSALRACHRGVKINYSEEGRSKHDSVPSSEVKEVRESLKSSSYDLRALVKDPLPDALHLSEAIRSKLATSDTNIEPPIEKQSPNVDLPDPDVCQTIVLFQPNDANLGKKSSVCCSDLHQPNLMERNRSAQTSEWNDSIDNSPQARQPKRRKRRWSSLEEETLRAGVKMFGEGNWATIKSFYSNIFDNRSGVDLKDKWRNMIR